The Augochlora pura isolate Apur16 chromosome 4, APUR_v2.2.1, whole genome shotgun sequence genome segment GACTTCGGAGTTTCATTTCTATGACATCTGCTGTTGCATCTCTaactttacttttattaagacctaattgttgtattttttccatttGTTCTGTAACATAAGCAACTCTTCTATCGAAATAATCTTTTGCGTCAGTAACACTCTTCTCAGCAAAATATCCGGTCCCGATGTCAACTAATACACTATTTGTAACTAATTTCCCAGTAACATACATTGATCCAGTCAGTGGTACAAGAATTTCATTGCctgcaaaaaattatttgaacaaattagaTCAAATAAACTTCACGTGCCTTAACCTTAATTAATGGTTATGCCGGAATGAGAAGAACTATTATACTacaagatatatatatatattatagctaATAAAGTCTTACCGTTGACAGCaggattaattttatcaagGCACGATCCTGACTCCTGAAATTTACTTTgagcaatttttaacgtttgcAATGAGTCTTGAAAGACTCCTAGCTCTTGATCCAGACGCTGTTTCAAAGTCGTAAGTTGTTCAAGATTCAAAGTTGTAAGATTAATTTGTTGTAAATGTGGTGATTCTGACATCGAAATTTCCGACATTTTCTAATACTTTTTACAAccgctaaattattttatttcaaacaatctTTAAACACGCACTTCGACGCCACAACCTGTACAACCAAAAACGGTCAACACTAAGCCCACTGACAACCACAGAGTATTTGACAAGAGAAGAGATCCAACACGCAACTGCAGTGTTTTTATGAGAACAAATTTTCTATACCTAAACGTGCAGAAGTgcttttatgcatatgtatacatataccaTTTTAGAAGTAATACGAAGGCTATCGTGTTAATCACATACACAAGTGTAATGTAATAAACAGACAAAAATGTAGGACTTGATTCTACGGGATAGTAGGAggtaaaaattaagaataaaagaattttaattttagctttattttcaaatgattaacgattaaaaatttctttcatccacaaattgtattaatattgtacatatatgtatgtgtgcatcaaataaaaaaaatgaatactgTATTGGTTGATTGTATGTATGGACCATGAAAATGAagtcaaaaatataattttcctatttttgaCATGTCCTTATACAGTCATAAAGAACatttcttgaattttgttCTAATGCCTATTATgcacagagaaagagaaaggagcaaatttaacaaacaagtaatttttattcaatcaaacattttcatatatatatatatatataaaatattgtatgaaCTTTATATCAAATGTAGAAACgtagaaattgttgtttagtTAATCATCAGCCATTATAAGAAATAGTGGAACATATAGtgctatataataaaatttgttattcaatAACTTAGCAAATATAGCATTTGTTAAGTAACATGTTTTTCACATTTGCTTGTATCAGTGATGGAAGAGTCTCAGATTAGTGTGAGCTAATGCAATCATGTGTTCTTCACAAGCTTTTACTACAGCTTCATCATTTGTAGAACCAGAAGGACTcgcaatatattttacaccACTCTGCAATTAACCAATATTAGACTGCGCCGcctagaataaataaataatgcaacaaaCAATTATATACCAATCTAGCTCGATCCACATTATCTCTAAATGGGAAGAAGGCATCGCTACTTAAAGCAACGTTTTCTGCTTTCTTGATCCATTCTAATCTATCACTTTCAGAAAGTTTCTCTGGTATTTTATCATACATAGCTGCCCAAGCTGATTCATCCATGTCTTTCCCAATAGATccatttacataattatcaaTAGCATTTGAAATTTCAGCTCGTTTTACACCCTTTTTAAACTTCATGTTAGTAACTTTAGGATGTTGACGTAACCacctaaaaaataaacaattattacatatgtaattaaattcaataaaacactcaaatagtaaaagtaattaaatatgttttgaaaaatataccaATTATCGGCTTTATCACCAGCAAGCCTTGTGCAATGAATTCTTGATTGTTGTCCTGCACCAATTCCAATTACTTGCCCATCTTTAGCATAACATACTGAATTACtttgtgtatattttatagcaaTAGTAGCCACAATTAAATCCCTTATAGCAGAATCAGGTATAGCtgagaaatttttagttaCTATATTGGCAAacgtttctttattaataacaatatcattACGCTTTTGTTCCATAGTCAAACCAAACAGAACTTTCTGTTCCATTGGAGATGGCACATAAGTGGGATCAATCTGTAGAATACAGTAAGcgccattttttttcttttttaagatTTTCAATGCACTCTCTGAGTAACCTGGTGCAATAATTCCATCAGATACCTCTCTAAAATTTcatgcatataaatataaagatagtATAAGTTCtttgtttaagaaataatatattctgtatCATACCTAGATATAATCTTAGCTGTAACTTCATCACAAGGATCTGATAATGCTACAAAATCTCCAAAACTAGACATTCTATCTGCACCTCTTGCACGGGCATAAGCAATTGCCAAAGGTGTTAATTGATCTACTAAATCATCCACTTGACATAATTTTGCTTGTACAGTATCTAATGGTACACCAACTGCTGCACCAGCAGGGCTAACATGTTTAAAAGATGTTGCAGCTGGTAAATTCAGAGCTGTTTTTAATTCCTTTACCAACTGATAACCATTTAATCCATCACAGAGATTAATAAAACCTGGAGAACCATTTA includes the following:
- the LOC144468963 gene encoding prefoldin subunit 5-like, coding for MSEISMSESPHLQQINLTTLNLEQLTTLKQRLDQELGVFQDSLQTLKIAQSKFQESGSCLDKINPAVNGNEILVPLTGSMYVTGKLVTNSVLVDIGTGYFAEKSVTDAKDYFDRRVAYVTEQMEKIQQLGLNKSKVRDATADVIEMKLRSQG
- the LOC144468962 gene encoding bifunctional purine biosynthesis protein ATIC; amino-acid sequence: MSAGNLVLLSVSDKTNLLPFAKKLHELGLTLVASGGTAKFLRDSSIPVKDVSTITGAPEMLDGRVKTLHPAIHAGILARLTESDQKDLQSQNYELIKLVVCNLYPFVNTVSKPDVTIEDAVENIDIGGVTLLRAAAKNHNRVTVICDPTDYDKVRIEMETSSDKDTSLETRKVLALKAFTHTAEYDNAISDYFRKQYSSNVSQLTLRYGMNPHQKPAQIYTTLDKLPLTVVNGSPGFINLCDGLNGYQLVKELKTALNLPAATSFKHVSPAGAAVGVPLDTVQAKLCQVDDLVDQLTPLAIAYARARGADRMSSFGDFVALSDPCDEVTAKIISREVSDGIIAPGYSESALKILKKKKNGAYCILQIDPTYVPSPMEQKVLFGLTMEQKRNDIVINKETFANIVTKNFSAIPDSAIRDLIVATIAIKYTQSNSVCYAKDGQVIGIGAGQQSRIHCTRLAGDKADNWWLRQHPKVTNMKFKKGVKRAEISNAIDNYVNGSIGKDMDESAWAAMYDKIPEKLSESDRLEWIKKAENVALSSDAFFPFRDNVDRARLSGVKYIASPSGSTNDEAVVKACEEHMIALAHTNLRLFHH